The Caldicellulosiruptor changbaiensis genome has a segment encoding these proteins:
- the pfkB gene encoding 1-phosphofructokinase, with product MIYTVTLNPAVDMTIYIDRLEKGQVNRSNHYMIDAGGKGINVSKVIKALGEESIALGFLGEENKEWFLKYLQRFGIKNDFIFVKGLTRTNIKIVELETKEYTDLNQPGFEITENDKQSLFEKIENTAKKDDIFVLSGSLPANADEEMYFEMIEKLKQKGAIVIFDAEGQALKSGVEARPDVIKPNIHEFKTLFDVDENDINSVIGSAKKLIEMGLKIVLVSMGANGAIFVSESTALYAKPFKVDVKSTVGAGDSMVAAIAYGIFKKMSEKEMFRLACACAAAKISKEGVRAPEKNQVDYYLKKIELERLG from the coding sequence TTGATATACACTGTTACATTAAATCCTGCAGTTGATATGACAATATACATCGATAGGCTTGAAAAAGGACAGGTAAATAGAAGCAACCACTATATGATTGATGCCGGCGGCAAAGGGATAAACGTGTCTAAGGTTATAAAGGCTTTAGGGGAAGAGTCAATTGCTTTGGGCTTTCTTGGTGAAGAGAATAAAGAGTGGTTTTTAAAGTACCTTCAAAGGTTTGGAATAAAAAATGACTTTATATTTGTCAAGGGGCTTACACGCACCAATATAAAGATTGTTGAATTAGAGACTAAAGAGTACACCGATTTGAATCAACCCGGATTTGAGATAACCGAAAATGATAAACAGTCCTTGTTTGAAAAAATAGAAAATACAGCTAAAAAAGATGACATTTTTGTTCTATCAGGAAGCCTTCCTGCAAATGCCGATGAAGAAATGTATTTTGAGATGATTGAAAAGCTAAAGCAAAAAGGGGCAATTGTAATCTTTGATGCAGAGGGGCAAGCTCTAAAAAGTGGTGTTGAGGCAAGGCCAGATGTCATAAAGCCTAACATCCATGAGTTTAAAACTCTTTTTGATGTAGATGAGAACGATATAAATTCGGTTATAGGATCAGCAAAAAAGCTAATTGAGATGGGGCTAAAAATTGTTTTGGTTTCAATGGGTGCAAATGGAGCAATTTTTGTAAGCGAAAGTACAGCCTTGTATGCAAAACCTTTCAAAGTTGATGTCAAAAGTACAGTGGGTGCTGGTGACTCAATGGTTGCAGCAATAGCTTATGGTATTTTTAAAAAGATGTCTGAGAAAGAGATGTTTAGGCTTGCCTGTGCTTGCGCAGCGGCAAAGATATCAAAAGAAGGTGTTAGAGCACCTGAGAAAAACCAGGTAGATTACTATTTAAAAAAAATAGAATTAGAGAGGTTGGGATGA
- a CDS encoding DeoR/GlpR family DNA-binding transcription regulator → MFAEERKSKIAQMIKEGKSVKVNELAKLFGVSESTIRRDLNELESLGIVKRTHGGAVNNFATTFELSFAEKEDRFAKEKEYIGKLAAKYIEDGDTIILDSGTTTQYIARNITAKNVIVITNSVNIANELSNREDIEVIVTGGVIRSKTKALVGDITQSTLKQFRCDKAFIAANGVSIEFGVTTPTHLEAAVKRTMIENAKEVFLVADSSKFGQVTFALICPVDRLNYIITDKMDEKQKQEFKALGVEVITE, encoded by the coding sequence ATGTTTGCAGAAGAGAGAAAAAGCAAAATAGCCCAGATGATAAAAGAGGGAAAGAGTGTTAAAGTAAATGAGCTGGCTAAACTATTTGGTGTGTCAGAGTCAACAATCAGAAGGGATTTGAATGAGCTTGAGAGTCTTGGGATTGTCAAAAGGACTCATGGTGGGGCAGTAAACAATTTTGCAACTACGTTTGAGCTATCATTTGCTGAAAAAGAGGACAGATTCGCAAAAGAAAAAGAATATATAGGAAAGCTTGCTGCAAAATATATTGAGGATGGAGATACTATAATCTTAGATTCAGGAACTACAACTCAATACATAGCAAGGAATATAACAGCAAAAAATGTAATAGTAATAACAAATTCGGTTAATATAGCAAATGAACTTTCAAACAGAGAGGATATTGAAGTAATTGTTACAGGTGGGGTGATAAGATCAAAGACAAAAGCTTTGGTTGGAGATATTACTCAAAGTACTTTAAAGCAGTTCAGATGCGACAAGGCATTTATTGCTGCAAATGGTGTATCTATTGAGTTTGGTGTTACAACTCCCACTCATTTAGAGGCAGCTGTAAAAAGAACGATGATAGAAAATGCAAAAGAGGTATTCTTAGTTGCAGATAGCTCAAAATTTGGGCAAGTCACATTTGCTCTCATTTGTCCAGTTGACAGATTAAATTATATTATTACTGACAAAATGGATGAAAAGCAAAAACAGGAATTTAAGGCGCTTGGGGTTGAGGTTATTACTGAGTAA
- a CDS encoding IS1634-like element ISCsa8 family transposase: MFVKITNAGCYQYVRLVENYRENGKVKQRVLFNFGRLDLLKSDPAFKNIVKKLSDIVERTTTKNTEAVTIESEEDVSDAVIKNWGYIVFRKLWEELEIDKFLKEKATKGRKIKFDVDKVSFLMTIQRLIEPMSKLRTYHQRNKYFGFEEDIDLNQLYRCLDFLDSIKEDLETYLYQKNRDLFKMVVDVVFYDVTTIYFESCRADELKNFGFSKDNKINEVQVVLGLLVDKEGRPIGYELFPGNTIDSKTMVKILRKLKEKFSIDKIVIVADKGLNSRLNLKMIKEAGYDYIVASRLKNASKEVLDEVFEQEGYKRLDGKSCLNAEEIYGDEFKYKVLERTNVIKDEEGKEFKIEERLIITYSSKRAKKDKEDRERLVSKAKELLENKGSITALEKKGARKYLKKKSKSEEYVLDEEAIKRDEKFDGYYAIQTSKKDMDVEEVLGAYHDLWKIEQSFRVMKSCLEVRPIYHFTESRIKGHFVICFLAFLLQRTLEYILRKKGKGISSERIMEAIDSMNFFEIEIKGKKYLIKQRTEEGAGDILNVMKIKGPKNFITYEEGLEFIGISK; the protein is encoded by the coding sequence ATGTTTGTCAAAATAACTAATGCTGGCTGTTACCAGTATGTTAGATTAGTCGAAAACTATCGTGAAAATGGCAAGGTAAAACAAAGAGTGTTATTTAATTTTGGTAGACTTGATCTTCTCAAAAGTGATCCTGCTTTTAAAAACATTGTAAAAAAACTATCTGATATTGTTGAAAGAACAACTACTAAGAATACAGAAGCTGTTACTATTGAATCTGAAGAGGATGTATCGGATGCAGTTATAAAAAATTGGGGATACATTGTATTCAGAAAGTTATGGGAAGAACTTGAAATAGATAAGTTTTTAAAAGAGAAAGCAACAAAAGGGAGAAAGATAAAATTTGATGTAGACAAAGTAAGTTTTTTAATGACCATACAGAGATTGATAGAACCTATGAGCAAACTAAGAACTTATCATCAGAGAAATAAATATTTTGGATTTGAAGAGGATATAGATTTAAATCAGTTGTACAGGTGTTTAGATTTTCTTGACAGTATAAAAGAGGATTTAGAGACGTATCTGTATCAGAAAAATAGGGATTTATTTAAGATGGTAGTTGATGTAGTTTTTTATGACGTGACGACAATATACTTTGAGAGTTGTAGAGCCGATGAACTTAAAAATTTTGGTTTTAGCAAAGACAACAAGATAAATGAAGTACAGGTTGTGTTAGGGCTTTTGGTAGACAAAGAAGGCAGGCCGATAGGTTATGAACTTTTTCCTGGCAATACAATAGATAGCAAGACAATGGTAAAGATACTGAGGAAACTGAAGGAAAAATTTAGTATAGATAAGATAGTGATAGTAGCAGACAAAGGGCTCAACAGCAGATTAAATTTAAAGATGATAAAAGAAGCGGGATACGATTATATAGTAGCAAGCAGATTAAAGAATGCAAGTAAAGAAGTTTTAGATGAAGTATTTGAGCAAGAAGGATATAAAAGGCTTGATGGAAAAAGTTGTTTGAATGCTGAAGAAATTTATGGGGATGAATTCAAATATAAGGTATTGGAAAGAACAAATGTTATCAAGGATGAAGAGGGTAAAGAGTTTAAAATAGAAGAGAGACTGATAATAACGTATTCAAGCAAGAGAGCTAAGAAAGACAAAGAAGACAGAGAGAGATTGGTATCAAAAGCCAAAGAGCTTTTAGAGAACAAAGGAAGTATAACAGCCTTAGAGAAAAAAGGTGCGAGGAAATATTTGAAGAAGAAATCAAAGTCAGAAGAATATGTACTGGATGAGGAAGCGATAAAACGAGATGAGAAGTTTGACGGTTATTATGCAATACAAACGAGCAAAAAGGATATGGATGTAGAAGAAGTTTTAGGAGCATATCACGATTTATGGAAGATAGAACAGTCATTCAGAGTAATGAAAAGCTGTTTAGAAGTACGACCGATATATCACTTTACAGAAAGCAGAATAAAAGGACATTTTGTGATATGTTTTTTGGCATTTTTATTACAGAGGACATTGGAATATATTTTGAGGAAAAAAGGTAAAGGAATAAGTAGTGAAAGGATAATGGAAGCAATAGATTCAATGAACTTTTTTGAAATAGAGATAAAAGGGAAGAAATATTTGATAAAGCAAAGGACAGAAGAAGGAGCTGGAGATATACTGAATGTGATGAAGATAAAGGGGCCGAAAAATTTCATCACATATGAGGAAGGCTTAGAATTTATTGGTATTAGCAAATGA
- a CDS encoding Uma2 family endonuclease: MEVSFPNKYEYYTYEEFLTLQKEETRFKIEYDNGFIFSMAPAHPNHDRVKNKIATAFINHLGFGGMCEVFTSDIAVVFENQDEIYEFQPDIMVCCNPKLFHGPKYKGIPRLVVEILSYSTEHRDRTIKLSVYEKFQVPEYWIVDISNECIEVYSNNINGKYCSINKFKKGMTIKVFDSLVLDVNEIFSVIK, encoded by the coding sequence TTGGAAGTAAGTTTCCCCAATAAATATGAGTATTACACTTATGAAGAATTTTTGACCCTCCAAAAAGAGGAAACCCGATTTAAAATTGAATATGACAATGGTTTTATCTTTTCTATGGCCCCTGCTCACCCAAACCATGATAGAGTAAAGAACAAAATTGCAACAGCGTTTATAAATCATCTTGGATTTGGTGGTATGTGTGAAGTTTTCACAAGTGATATTGCTGTTGTTTTTGAAAATCAAGATGAAATTTATGAATTTCAACCAGATATAATGGTATGTTGTAATCCCAAACTTTTTCATGGGCCTAAATACAAGGGAATTCCTCGCCTGGTTGTTGAAATACTTTCATATTCGACAGAGCATCGTGACAGAACTATTAAACTGTCTGTGTATGAGAAATTTCAAGTACCTGAGTACTGGATAGTTGACATTTCAAATGAGTGCATTGAAGTTTACAGCAACAATATTAATGGAAAGTATTGCTCTATAAATAAATTCAAAAAAGGTATGACAATAAAGGTATTTGATAGCCTTGTTTTGGATGTTAATGAAATATTTAGTGTGATAAAATAA
- a CDS encoding type II toxin-antitoxin system antitoxin SocA domain-containing protein: protein MEKKYKLYLCDNKEDALLAYVIKKWTEVSKIPLGRTIIQKLCYFLKKSGVPFDFNYELYTYGPFSIELYDKMDELLVEGVIRDQYSGKEKKEKSVYRVTESAEYLIKKYNDYIMNYKETIDRIINKLKDFTPTQLELLSTILYYIKSYQNFYFKLPTQNEVVRGVKEIKKNKFSEDDIKEKYNFIIENTL from the coding sequence ATGGAAAAAAAATATAAGCTTTATTTATGCGACAACAAAGAAGATGCTTTACTGGCATATGTCATAAAGAAATGGACAGAGGTGTCTAAAATCCCCTTAGGGAGAACAATTATTCAAAAATTATGTTATTTTCTTAAAAAAAGTGGTGTTCCATTTGATTTCAACTACGAACTGTATACATATGGACCATTTTCCATTGAACTTTATGATAAGATGGACGAATTATTAGTAGAGGGAGTTATTAGAGATCAATATTCAGGCAAAGAAAAAAAGGAAAAATCTGTATACAGAGTAACAGAGAGTGCAGAATATTTGATAAAGAAGTATAACGACTATATTATGAATTACAAGGAAACAATTGATCGCATTATAAACAAGCTGAAAGACTTTACGCCGACGCAATTGGAGCTGTTGTCCACTATTTTGTATTATATAAAGTCTTATCAAAATTTTTATTTCAAACTTCCTACTCAAAATGAGGTTGTCCGCGGTGTGAAAGAGATAAAGAAAAATAAGTTTTCTGAAGATGATATTAAAGAAAAATACAACTTTATAATTGAAAATACTTTATAA
- a CDS encoding HD domain-containing protein: MYIRDAVLGFIEINEKERKIIDLYEFQRLRYVKQLALTYYVYPGALHSRFEHSLGVMELASRIFDRLCVKRKKILRCNFLQIGLSIKEAKQILRLSALLHDVGHLPFSHVGEEVLPEGVKHEHVTIEIIKYLKPILDKTFFEGITEVIINILSKEEIVKNLTILKRIISGSLDADRMDYLLRDSIYCGVEYGRYDWQRIIDCLDIIESESGGYDLCIEHGGIHALESMILARFYMFAQVYCHKTRKIYDYYLSHVMREWYNLFVKNLIDITRYNDISVLNFIENTVREGNNHLYEFAHRIKFRKQHSVIFETSDFCDLPQLINAKKVFDTLQEEFSDYEFILRETRGKIHNFLVRESQKRENVGEKFYVLRNNRPYILTDESLIIRNIPKNFLNTRIYVAYKDKKYERMKESEIRKLIKKAEEIRRSFDNGKKI; this comes from the coding sequence ATGTACATAAGGGATGCAGTTTTAGGTTTTATTGAAATAAACGAAAAGGAAAGAAAGATTATTGATTTATACGAATTTCAGAGGCTTAGATATGTAAAACAACTTGCATTAACCTACTATGTGTATCCCGGGGCGCTTCATTCAAGGTTTGAGCATTCCTTAGGAGTAATGGAACTTGCAAGTCGCATATTTGACAGGTTGTGCGTTAAGCGAAAGAAAATCTTAAGATGCAATTTTTTACAAATTGGGTTGTCAATAAAAGAGGCTAAACAAATCTTGAGACTTTCGGCATTACTTCATGATGTTGGACATTTACCTTTCTCTCATGTTGGTGAGGAAGTATTACCTGAAGGAGTAAAGCATGAGCATGTTACAATTGAAATCATTAAATATTTGAAACCAATTTTGGATAAAACGTTTTTTGAAGGTATCACAGAGGTTATAATAAACATATTGTCGAAGGAAGAGATAGTGAAAAACCTAACAATTTTGAAAAGGATAATAAGTGGTTCTTTAGATGCAGACAGAATGGACTATTTGTTAAGAGACTCTATATACTGTGGGGTTGAATATGGACGATATGATTGGCAAAGAATAATAGATTGTCTAGACATAATAGAATCAGAAAGTGGCGGTTATGATTTGTGCATAGAACATGGTGGTATTCATGCGCTTGAATCAATGATACTTGCCCGATTTTATATGTTTGCACAAGTTTATTGCCACAAGACACGAAAAATCTACGACTATTATTTGTCTCACGTTATGCGGGAATGGTATAATCTATTTGTAAAAAATTTGATCGATATTACAAGATACAATGATATATCTGTTTTAAACTTTATTGAGAATACTGTAAGAGAAGGAAATAACCACTTATATGAATTTGCTCACAGGATAAAATTTAGAAAGCAACATTCAGTAATATTTGAAACGTCTGATTTTTGCGATCTTCCTCAACTAATAAATGCTAAGAAGGTGTTTGACACTTTACAAGAAGAATTTTCAGATTATGAATTTATTTTAAGAGAAACAAGAGGGAAAATTCACAATTTCCTGGTAAGAGAGTCCCAGAAAAGAGAAAACGTGGGTGAGAAATTCTATGTGTTAAGAAATAATCGACCTTATATATTGACTGATGAATCGCTTATTATCCGAAATATACCTAAGAATTTTTTAAACACTAGAATATACGTGGCTTACAAAGATAAGAAATATGAAAGAATGAAAGAAAGCGAAATAAGGAAGTTGATAAAAAAGGCAGAGGAAATAAGGAGGTCATTTGATAATGGAAAAAAAATATAA
- a CDS encoding type II toxin-antitoxin system PemK/MazF family toxin, with translation MSARRGEIWLVDLNPTRGHEQSGVRPAVIVSVDEFNSCPADLVVIVPITTKNKNIPLHVKIQPKESGLDRVSFAKPEDIRSISKERLVKKIGRLSDEKLRELEEKIKILLGL, from the coding sequence ATGAGTGCAAGAAGAGGAGAAATATGGCTTGTGGATTTAAACCCAACACGGGGACATGAGCAAAGTGGTGTTCGGCCAGCGGTAATAGTTTCAGTTGATGAGTTCAATTCTTGTCCTGCTGATTTAGTGGTTATTGTGCCAATTACGACCAAAAACAAGAATATACCTCTGCATGTAAAAATACAACCAAAAGAAAGTGGTCTTGACAGAGTGTCATTTGCAAAACCAGAAGATATACGGTCAATTTCAAAAGAAAGGCTTGTAAAGAAAATAGGAAGATTGTCTGATGAAAAGTTAAGAGAACTGGAGGAGAAGATAAAGATTCTATTGGGACTGTAA
- a CDS encoding ribbon-helix-helix protein, CopG family has protein sequence MANNTTTVRVDVETYKSLKKLSEQLNQPMQKIIQEALAEYKRKILLSATAEAFAVLKENSKLWQEEVEERQLWENTLQDGIE, from the coding sequence ATGGCAAATAACACGACAACAGTAAGAGTGGATGTTGAAACATATAAAAGTTTAAAGAAACTTTCAGAGCAGCTCAATCAACCAATGCAAAAAATAATTCAGGAAGCCCTTGCAGAATACAAAAGGAAAATTTTACTTTCAGCTACTGCTGAAGCTTTTGCAGTTCTTAAAGAAAACAGTAAGCTGTGGCAGGAAGAAGTTGAAGAAAGACAACTGTGGGAAAATACATTGCAGGATGGGATTGAATAA